In one Neobacillus sp. CF12 genomic region, the following are encoded:
- a CDS encoding MFS transporter yields the protein MNLLKKKDPYQVYIYTCFLSQLFFTFVFTVNLLYQVEMVQLDPLQLVLVGTVLEATVFIFEIPTGILSDLKSRKLSVIIGFFLIGIGFIIEGMFPVFTAVILSQIIWGIGYTFTSGSHQAWIADEIGEERAASAFVKGAKAGNFGKVLGIPLSMLAGYYILNLPIILGGIGLVVLALLLAFFMKEENFKPAEKVERVSVWKNIKENMSQILYYSRVHSLMRILFLIALFFGLYSEGFDRLWIPHFIEQSGLSNLSDSQLVLLMGGVQFIVVLLAFAALHFIDNSSIHQRLNHIYLALFIGSILIITSLIGFAFTTFAIGLLVFYVVIQISRSIMYPLETVWLNKIIPDSSTRATFFSVKGQVDAIGQIGGGPIIGVIASNFTIKIAILVSAIILMPVLFLYNHIMRKNRGSGIKRVPFSYHKH from the coding sequence ATGAACTTATTAAAGAAAAAGGACCCATATCAGGTCTATATTTATACCTGTTTCTTATCGCAATTGTTTTTTACATTTGTATTTACCGTCAACTTGTTATATCAAGTAGAAATGGTTCAACTTGATCCATTGCAGTTAGTTTTAGTTGGAACTGTTTTGGAGGCGACTGTTTTCATTTTTGAAATTCCTACCGGGATCCTCTCCGATTTAAAAAGCAGAAAGCTATCTGTCATTATTGGCTTTTTCTTAATTGGAATAGGTTTTATTATCGAGGGGATGTTTCCGGTTTTTACTGCGGTCATTCTATCTCAAATCATATGGGGAATTGGATATACCTTTACAAGTGGTTCACATCAAGCTTGGATTGCAGATGAAATTGGGGAAGAACGTGCTGCTTCGGCATTTGTAAAAGGTGCCAAGGCAGGGAATTTTGGAAAAGTTCTTGGCATTCCATTAAGTATGCTGGCTGGGTATTATATACTCAATTTGCCAATCATTTTAGGCGGTATTGGGTTGGTAGTGTTAGCACTCCTCTTAGCTTTCTTTATGAAAGAAGAGAATTTTAAACCAGCGGAAAAGGTTGAGCGGGTATCGGTTTGGAAGAATATCAAGGAAAATATGAGCCAAATTCTTTATTATTCTAGAGTCCATTCTCTAATGCGAATACTTTTTCTCATTGCGTTGTTTTTTGGTTTATATAGTGAGGGCTTTGACCGTCTGTGGATTCCCCATTTTATAGAGCAATCAGGATTATCAAATCTATCGGATAGTCAGTTAGTTTTACTGATGGGCGGAGTTCAATTCATAGTTGTCCTTTTGGCATTTGCAGCGCTCCATTTTATTGATAATAGCTCCATCCACCAGCGTCTTAACCATATTTACTTGGCCCTTTTTATTGGGAGCATTCTAATTATCACGTCATTAATTGGTTTTGCTTTTACCACATTCGCTATTGGTTTGCTAGTCTTTTACGTCGTCATCCAGATTTCTAGAAGTATTATGTATCCATTGGAGACGGTTTGGCTGAATAAAATTATCCCGGATTCTTCTACAAGAGCTACCTTTTTTTCAGTCAAAGGCCAAGTAGACGCAATTGGACAAATTGGCGGCGGGCCAATTATTGGTGTGATCGCTTCAAACTTCACGATAAAAATAGCCATTTTGGTTAGTGCGATTATTTTAATGCCTGTTCTATTTTTATATAACCACATCATGAGAAAAAATAGAGGGTCAGGAATCAAACGGGTTCCGTTTTCCTATCACAAACATTAA
- a CDS encoding MBL fold metallo-hydrolase: protein MEYLFEAVKENVYVLAIWDSNWNSYNNCYFIVQEDGITLIDSSKEAHSAYLVHALKQLGKSPEDVKLVLATHGHEDHVQGAAIFKNAKKYIHHQESSLIDYPEPDQFHFDLSDRGVIQNIEYFWVGHHTPGSLAFYHQPSKVLFTGDFLCFFGDPLSKEGLVSAGNDLRHEWLEFLRNGGVAKDDLNEFLKGLKAINDFDVDVMCTGHGGVLVGEIDSFVSELLNVGKKLREIHIN from the coding sequence TTGGAGTATTTATTTGAAGCTGTAAAAGAAAATGTTTACGTTTTAGCCATTTGGGATTCTAATTGGAATTCCTATAATAACTGCTATTTTATTGTGCAAGAAGATGGTATTACTTTAATAGATTCCAGCAAAGAAGCGCATTCTGCATATTTAGTACATGCTTTAAAACAGCTGGGTAAGTCACCTGAAGACGTTAAGTTAGTGTTAGCCACCCATGGTCATGAAGATCATGTACAAGGAGCTGCTATTTTTAAAAATGCTAAGAAATATATTCATCATCAGGAAAGCAGCCTTATCGATTATCCAGAACCTGATCAATTCCATTTCGATTTGTCAGATCGTGGAGTGATTCAAAACATTGAATACTTTTGGGTTGGCCACCATACTCCTGGGTCGCTTGCTTTCTACCACCAGCCATCTAAAGTCCTTTTCACGGGTGATTTCCTCTGCTTTTTTGGTGATCCACTATCAAAGGAGGGGTTAGTCTCAGCCGGAAACGATCTGAGGCATGAATGGCTGGAGTTTTTACGCAACGGAGGAGTTGCAAAAGACGATCTAAATGAGTTTCTTAAGGGACTAAAGGCTATCAATGATTTTGATGTAGATGTAATGTGTACTGGGCACGGCGGAGTTCTTGTTGGGGAGATTGACTCTTTTGTCTCTGAATTACTAAATGTAGGTAAAAAATTACGGGAAATACATATTAACTAA
- a CDS encoding class II aldolase/adducin family protein, translating to MQDNKQYYSDLEAREMICEIGRRVYYRNYVAANDGNISVKVGHAELWTTPTGVSKGYMTPEMMVKMDLSGKVLSGSLNPSSEIKMHLRVYNENPEVNAVVHAHPPVATSFAIAGVPLDKPVLPEAIVLLGTVPVAPYALPGTHEVPDSIAPYCNTHNAVLLANHGALAWGRDLMEAYFRMESLEHYATILMYSNNVLKKANELNRSQIADLINIRESMGIKAGGVPINEEDRKVEEEDR from the coding sequence ATGCAGGATAACAAACAATACTATTCCGATCTCGAAGCAAGAGAAATGATCTGTGAAATCGGAAGAAGGGTGTACTACAGAAATTATGTAGCAGCGAATGATGGAAATATCTCAGTAAAAGTCGGGCATGCTGAACTTTGGACAACACCTACTGGAGTAAGTAAAGGATATATGACACCTGAGATGATGGTGAAGATGGACCTTTCTGGTAAAGTGCTTTCGGGGAGTTTGAACCCTTCATCTGAGATAAAAATGCACTTGAGAGTTTATAATGAAAACCCAGAAGTGAATGCAGTCGTTCATGCTCACCCCCCAGTTGCTACCTCGTTCGCAATAGCTGGTGTTCCTCTTGATAAGCCAGTTTTACCAGAGGCAATCGTACTTTTAGGTACTGTACCGGTGGCACCGTATGCGCTGCCTGGAACTCATGAAGTGCCTGATTCGATTGCTCCCTATTGTAATACACATAATGCGGTACTATTGGCGAATCATGGAGCACTTGCGTGGGGAAGGGATTTGATGGAGGCATATTTTCGTATGGAATCCCTCGAGCATTACGCCACAATTCTTATGTACTCCAATAATGTTTTGAAAAAAGCGAATGAATTAAATCGTTCACAAATCGCTGACTTGATAAATATTCGAGAATCGATGGGGATAAAAGCAGGTGGGGTACCGATAAATGAAGAAGATAGGAAAGTTGAAGAAGAGGATAGATGA
- a CDS encoding amino acid ABC transporter permease, with product MDFLAPFIEVYTPEHFKFLLEGFGVTLKVAAISIVLSFIIGGLIGTLRYARIPVVSQLLAVIVETIRNLPLLLIIFFTYFALPEIGIEMEITTAAIAALTVFESAMLSEIIRSGLNSIEKGQIEAGRASGLNYIQTLRYIIMPQALRRMVPPIVSQFISLLKDTSLAVVIALPDLLHNGQIIYAQKGSYVIPVFVIVALMYFIVNYALSLVARKLELKQA from the coding sequence ATGGATTTTCTAGCACCGTTCATTGAAGTATATACACCTGAACATTTCAAATTTTTACTGGAAGGATTTGGAGTAACTCTTAAGGTTGCTGCAATTTCAATCGTGCTCAGCTTCATTATTGGAGGTCTTATTGGAACTCTCAGATATGCGAGGATTCCCGTTGTTTCTCAATTACTAGCCGTGATCGTCGAAACAATTCGTAACCTTCCTTTACTGCTAATCATTTTCTTCACCTATTTTGCATTGCCTGAAATTGGAATTGAAATGGAAATAACGACTGCGGCCATCGCAGCATTGACGGTTTTTGAATCAGCGATGCTGTCAGAAATCATCAGAAGCGGCTTAAACTCAATCGAAAAAGGACAGATTGAAGCAGGACGTGCGTCTGGTCTGAACTACATCCAGACATTACGCTATATCATCATGCCACAAGCTCTGAGAAGAATGGTTCCACCCATTGTCAGTCAATTTATTTCTCTGCTTAAAGATACATCATTAGCTGTCGTCATCGCGTTGCCGGATTTATTGCACAACGGACAAATTATTTACGCGCAAAAGGGATCGTATGTGATACCTGTTTTTGTAATAGTGGCGTTGATGTACTTTATCGTTAATTATGCTTTGTCACTAGTTGCGCGAAAGTTAGAATTAAAACAAGCTTAA
- a CDS encoding amino acid ABC transporter permease has product MLDFSILTTNMDSFLEGLKITIIASLIALLGSFILGTLLAVMRIAPFKPLNWLGTAYVEFIRNIPVLVIVFFAYLAGNFGGMTAGTIGLTIYTAAFIAEAIRAGIMSVPKGQMEAARSTGLTYGQAMRMVILPQAIKIVIPPLGNQFINLVKNSSLLAVVAGGDLMYQGDLISAKTYVTFDTYVFVALFYLILTIPLSLGVGYLEKRLARSN; this is encoded by the coding sequence TTGCTGGATTTCTCGATACTAACGACTAATATGGATTCATTTTTAGAAGGATTAAAAATAACCATCATTGCTAGTTTAATAGCTTTATTAGGAAGTTTTATTTTGGGAACACTTCTTGCTGTTATGCGAATTGCCCCGTTTAAACCTCTTAACTGGTTGGGGACGGCATATGTTGAATTTATTCGTAATATACCTGTACTCGTTATCGTGTTTTTTGCTTATTTGGCTGGTAACTTTGGCGGGATGACTGCTGGAACAATCGGGTTGACCATCTATACAGCCGCTTTCATCGCCGAAGCTATCCGTGCGGGAATTATGTCTGTACCAAAAGGGCAAATGGAAGCTGCCCGCTCGACAGGATTAACTTACGGCCAGGCAATGAGAATGGTTATACTCCCTCAGGCAATAAAGATCGTTATCCCCCCTCTTGGCAACCAATTTATCAATTTAGTTAAAAATTCATCCTTGTTAGCAGTCGTTGCAGGAGGGGATTTAATGTATCAGGGGGATTTAATATCTGCAAAAACGTACGTAACCTTTGATACCTATGTTTTCGTTGCCTTATTTTATTTAATTTTAACTATACCTTTAAGTCTTGGCGTAGGATATTTAGAAAAACGCTTGGCAAGAAGTAATTAA
- a CDS encoding transporter substrate-binding domain-containing protein: MFKTKKFVKMAFVTILAALFLAGCGGDKASTDSSKDVLAQIKEDKKIVFGVKHDTRLFGLKNPSTGEVEGFDIDLSKALAEEMFGKDVKPEFVEVTSKTRVGLLNNGKVDAVVATMTITEERKKEVDFTDVYFDAGQSLLVKKGSKIQSIDDLKKDTKVLAVKGSTSSINIREKAPETTVLEFENYAEAFTALKAGKGDALTTDDSILYGMAEEDPSFVLVGGTFTEEPYGIAVKKGNKELVDELNKALKSLKDSGKYDEIKDKWIKN; encoded by the coding sequence ATGTTCAAAACAAAAAAATTCGTAAAAATGGCATTTGTAACAATACTAGCTGCATTATTTCTTGCCGGTTGCGGCGGGGACAAGGCCTCTACTGATAGTAGCAAGGATGTACTAGCCCAGATCAAGGAAGACAAAAAAATTGTATTTGGCGTAAAACATGACACGCGTTTGTTTGGATTAAAAAATCCATCGACAGGTGAAGTGGAAGGGTTCGATATCGATCTTTCCAAAGCGCTTGCAGAAGAAATGTTTGGCAAGGATGTTAAGCCCGAGTTCGTTGAGGTTACGTCGAAAACGAGGGTAGGTCTCTTAAACAATGGTAAGGTTGATGCGGTTGTCGCTACGATGACGATCACGGAAGAACGCAAAAAAGAAGTTGATTTTACTGATGTTTATTTTGACGCCGGGCAATCATTGCTTGTGAAAAAAGGCAGTAAGATTCAGAGTATTGATGACTTGAAAAAAGACACGAAGGTACTTGCTGTGAAAGGCTCGACATCTTCAATCAATATTCGTGAGAAAGCTCCTGAAACAACAGTACTTGAATTCGAAAACTATGCTGAAGCCTTTACGGCACTAAAGGCAGGTAAGGGTGATGCCCTGACTACAGATGATTCGATCCTTTATGGTATGGCAGAAGAAGATCCGTCATTTGTATTAGTCGGAGGAACGTTTACTGAAGAGCCATACGGGATAGCTGTTAAGAAAGGTAATAAAGAACTTGTTGATGAGTTGAATAAAGCCTTAAAAAGCCTGAAGGATTCAGGAAAGTACGATGAGATTAAGGATAAATGGATTAAAAATTAA
- a CDS encoding amino acid ABC transporter ATP-binding protein, with the protein MIVFNQVNKFYGDFQVLKDINLTINQGEVVVVIGPSGSGKSTLLRCINHLETISDGTLTVNGISVGDKKTDINKLRRNIGMVFQHFYLYPHKTVLENITLAPMKALGQSEKEAKETARHYLEKVGILDKAESYPSQLSGGQQQRVAIARGLAMKPEIMLFDEPTSALDPEMIGEVLDVMKTLAREGMTMVVVTHEMGFAREVADRIVFMDAGKILEEAVPAEFYENPREERARLFLSRILNH; encoded by the coding sequence ATGATTGTATTTAATCAGGTAAATAAGTTTTATGGAGATTTTCAAGTCTTAAAAGATATTAATCTCACAATCAATCAAGGTGAAGTAGTTGTCGTAATAGGTCCATCCGGTTCAGGGAAAAGTACTCTGCTGCGCTGTATCAATCACCTGGAAACAATCTCTGACGGAACACTTACAGTAAATGGGATATCTGTAGGGGATAAAAAAACAGATATCAATAAGCTAAGACGCAATATTGGAATGGTTTTTCAACATTTCTATTTATATCCTCACAAAACCGTACTTGAAAATATTACTCTTGCTCCTATGAAAGCATTGGGTCAATCCGAAAAAGAAGCTAAGGAAACAGCCCGACATTATCTGGAAAAAGTAGGGATATTGGATAAGGCCGAATCATATCCTTCTCAGCTTTCCGGGGGCCAGCAGCAGCGCGTAGCAATTGCCCGCGGCCTTGCAATGAAACCAGAAATCATGCTTTTCGATGAACCCACCTCTGCACTTGATCCCGAAATGATCGGGGAGGTTCTGGATGTAATGAAAACCCTAGCCAGGGAAGGTATGACAATGGTCGTAGTAACTCACGAAATGGGCTTTGCCAGAGAGGTTGCCGACCGAATTGTATTTATGGATGCAGGAAAAATTTTAGAAGAAGCAGTTCCGGCTGAATTTTATGAGAATCCACGTGAAGAACGAGCTCGCTTATTTCTCAGCCGTATATTAAATCATTAA
- the mtnA gene encoding S-methyl-5-thioribose-1-phosphate isomerase — translation MVQNPVTVIQSVRLDDENDTLVLLDQTVLPNETNFLELKEIEDIWDAIYQLKVRGAPAIGIAAAYGAYLGTKKSTAETYESLFEDFKKVKDYLATSRPTAVNLFWALNRMEDRFKQEAGKSVAEVKAGLKEESENIRAEDEKICEAIGEHALSLLEPGFGILTHCNAGTIATAKYGTALAPIYLGQEKGYDFKVYADETRPLLQGARLTAWELQQAGVDVTLICDNMASIVMKEGKIQAVLVGCDRVAENGDAANKIGTSGVAILAKHYNIPFYVCAPLSTIDLECKTGDDIHIELRPSEEITGKWYEKSMAPEGVQTYNPAFDVTDHSLITGIVTENGIAYAPYTESLPKMFKK, via the coding sequence ATAGTGCAAAATCCAGTAACTGTCATACAATCTGTACGACTAGATGATGAGAATGATACGTTAGTATTATTAGATCAAACGGTATTACCAAATGAAACGAATTTCCTAGAATTAAAGGAAATAGAAGATATATGGGATGCAATCTATCAATTAAAGGTTCGTGGAGCGCCCGCAATCGGGATTGCAGCAGCATATGGTGCTTATTTAGGAACAAAGAAATCAACAGCAGAAACCTATGAATCTCTTTTTGAAGACTTTAAGAAAGTGAAGGATTACTTGGCTACTTCACGACCAACGGCTGTAAACTTGTTTTGGGCATTAAATCGAATGGAAGATCGTTTTAAGCAAGAAGCAGGGAAAAGTGTAGCGGAGGTGAAGGCTGGACTTAAAGAGGAGTCTGAAAACATTCGTGCTGAGGATGAAAAAATCTGTGAAGCGATTGGGGAACACGCGCTGTCCTTGTTGGAGCCTGGCTTTGGGATATTAACCCATTGTAATGCTGGAACGATTGCAACGGCGAAATATGGCACTGCATTGGCGCCAATTTATTTAGGGCAAGAAAAAGGCTATGATTTTAAAGTTTATGCCGATGAAACAAGACCTTTACTTCAAGGAGCGCGTCTGACGGCGTGGGAGTTGCAGCAAGCTGGAGTGGATGTCACGTTAATTTGTGATAACATGGCTTCCATCGTGATGAAGGAAGGGAAAATTCAGGCTGTGCTTGTTGGCTGTGATCGTGTAGCCGAGAACGGAGATGCAGCAAATAAAATTGGAACTTCTGGTGTTGCGATTCTAGCAAAACACTACAATATTCCATTCTATGTTTGTGCACCATTATCGACAATTGATTTAGAATGTAAGACAGGCGATGACATTCACATCGAATTGCGCCCGTCTGAAGAAATCACGGGTAAATGGTATGAAAAATCCATGGCGCCTGAGGGAGTGCAAACCTATAATCCTGCCTTTGATGTAACCGACCATTCATTAATTACTGGGATTGTTACTGAAAATGGGATTGCTTACGCACCATATACCGAAAGCCTTCCTAAAATGTTTAAAAAGTAA
- the mtnK gene encoding S-methyl-5-thioribose kinase, whose protein sequence is MKDFTVEYFTMTEQDAIDYAKAIKLFPEEAELTCKEIGDGNLNYVFKIVDSKNNQSIIIKQAGPVARISDEFKLSPDRNRIESEILGLQYKLAPGFVPKVYNYDPIMNCTVMDDLSDHEIMRTALGKHKQFPLFADHISTFLVNTLLLTSDVVVEHKEKKELVKQFINPELCEITEDLVYTEPFYDCPRNEVFEGTKDFVKENIWDDKKLVLESAKLKFEFMTNAQSLLHGDLHTGSIFIKEDSTKVIDPEFAFYGPAGYDIGNVIANLIFAYANGKFTIKDGEKRDDYLNYLVTTIKDVVNLFTVKFNKAWDEKATERVASYEGFKEYYLDTILRDTAAVAGLELLRRIIGLAKVKDLTSIEDSEARAQAEKICLTVGKTFILNRESIKTGADFISVIQSAELTSLKGA, encoded by the coding sequence ATGAAGGATTTCACAGTTGAATATTTCACCATGACGGAGCAAGATGCGATTGATTATGCAAAAGCAATCAAACTTTTTCCAGAAGAAGCGGAATTGACTTGTAAAGAAATTGGTGATGGTAACTTAAACTATGTTTTTAAAATCGTAGATAGTAAAAACAATCAGTCGATCATTATAAAGCAGGCTGGACCTGTCGCTCGTATCTCTGACGAATTTAAACTCTCACCAGACCGTAATCGGATTGAAAGTGAAATACTAGGACTGCAGTACAAACTTGCACCTGGTTTTGTACCGAAAGTATATAATTATGATCCAATTATGAACTGCACGGTAATGGACGATTTATCAGATCATGAGATTATGAGAACGGCTTTAGGAAAACATAAGCAATTCCCACTGTTTGCTGACCATATTTCTACTTTTCTAGTAAATACTTTATTATTAACGTCTGACGTGGTTGTTGAACATAAGGAAAAGAAGGAATTGGTTAAGCAATTCATTAACCCAGAACTTTGTGAAATAACGGAAGATTTGGTGTATACAGAACCGTTTTATGATTGCCCGCGTAATGAAGTGTTTGAAGGAACGAAGGATTTTGTTAAAGAAAACATCTGGGATGATAAAAAGTTAGTCTTAGAGAGTGCAAAATTAAAATTTGAGTTTATGACAAATGCTCAGTCCTTACTTCATGGCGACCTTCATACGGGTTCTATTTTTATAAAAGAAGATTCTACCAAGGTTATTGATCCGGAATTTGCTTTTTATGGACCAGCGGGCTACGATATCGGCAATGTTATTGCCAATCTTATTTTTGCCTATGCGAATGGCAAGTTTACGATTAAAGACGGAGAAAAAAGAGATGACTATTTAAATTATCTTGTCACTACGATTAAAGATGTTGTAAATTTATTTACAGTTAAATTCAACAAAGCTTGGGATGAAAAAGCGACAGAACGAGTCGCCAGCTATGAAGGATTTAAGGAATATTATTTAGATACGATTTTAAGAGATACTGCAGCAGTGGCAGGTCTTGAACTTTTACGAAGAATTATCGGGCTTGCAAAGGTAAAGGATTTAACTTCTATTGAGGACTCTGAAGCAAGAGCACAAGCGGAGAAAATTTGCTTAACAGTTGGAAAAACATTTATCCTTAATCGAGAGTCGATTAAAACAGGTGCAGATTTTATCAGTGTGATTCAATCCGCTGAACTTACATCTTTGAAAGGGGCATAA
- a CDS encoding ABC transporter permease produces MPSKKGFELFDFLYKYGTIITILALIVIFSITSPAFMDGANIVNILRSISIVTIIAVGITISLSVDGFDLSVGSTVSLTNAVVISMFVWFSQNIFVALLAAIGAALVVGAFNSFMIVKVRIPDMLMTLATMFIIQGIALTYTKGATVSQNMVMPDGTFSTGSVPEVFSKIGQVPWIIIIMVVVVLIVHIFLNYTKHGRYMYVIGGNKEAARLSGIPVNKYKVTAYLMSATFAAIGGIVLASRVMTAEINSGAPYLMDAVAAAFIGSSVLGAGKPNAFGTFVGAVLIGILQNGLVMMSVPYYAMDIVKGTVLALALALTYYKKK; encoded by the coding sequence ATGCCCTCAAAAAAGGGTTTTGAATTATTTGATTTTTTGTACAAATACGGTACTATTATTACAATCCTAGCGTTAATAGTGATTTTTTCAATTACAAGTCCAGCCTTTATGGACGGAGCAAATATCGTTAATATCCTAAGGTCAATTTCAATTGTTACAATCATTGCGGTTGGGATTACCATCTCCTTATCCGTTGACGGCTTTGATTTATCGGTTGGTTCTACTGTTTCGTTAACAAACGCAGTTGTGATTTCAATGTTTGTCTGGTTTTCGCAAAACATTTTCGTGGCACTATTAGCGGCGATTGGTGCCGCACTTGTAGTAGGTGCATTTAATTCCTTTATGATCGTAAAGGTAAGAATTCCTGATATGTTAATGACCTTAGCGACGATGTTTATCATCCAAGGGATTGCGTTGACCTATACGAAAGGAGCAACGGTTTCACAAAACATGGTAATGCCAGATGGAACATTCTCAACAGGAAGTGTTCCAGAAGTCTTTTCAAAAATTGGGCAAGTACCATGGATTATTATCATTATGGTTGTGGTGGTTCTAATCGTCCACATATTTCTGAATTATACAAAACATGGCCGGTATATGTATGTGATTGGCGGAAATAAAGAAGCCGCTAGATTATCTGGAATTCCTGTTAACAAATATAAAGTAACAGCCTATCTGATGTCTGCAACATTTGCAGCAATCGGCGGTATCGTACTTGCTTCACGTGTCATGACAGCAGAAATCAACTCCGGTGCTCCTTATTTAATGGATGCAGTAGCAGCAGCTTTTATTGGTTCTTCCGTTTTAGGTGCTGGAAAACCGAATGCTTTTGGTACCTTCGTTGGAGCCGTGCTAATTGGGATTCTGCAAAATGGTCTAGTCATGATGTCTGTTCCTTATTATGCAATGGATATTGTTAAGGGAACGGTTCTCGCACTCGCACTCGCACTAACTTATTATAAAAAGAAATAA
- a CDS encoding sugar ABC transporter ATP-binding protein has protein sequence MKTILEMKNISIEFPGVKALNEVSFSTETGTTHALIGANGAGKSTLMKVLSGAYHHYTGEIFLDGKQVHIGSPKDAQSLGIQIVYQEVDTVLIPYLTVGENIMLNETVNDMGKKQFISWKHIHEKATDILESIHVKIPSKTLVSELSLAEKQMVIIARSLVKQCKFLILDEPTAPLSHSETNELFRIVRDLKQRNVGIIFISHRLPELFEICDDITVMKNGEFVSKEKIAQTTQNRVVEFMLGEKLEEQFPKYNGKIGNNVLEVKGLYDTGMIRDFTMHVGAGEIVGIAGLVGAGKSEFCKALFGAAKVTAGEIKINGKKVRIKDPNQAVKQGLAFVPEERRKEGILVQETVAANLTAASLGKFSKFLSFLDFKREKEVSSQMISSLAIKTPSQETRVQNLSGGNQQKVAIGKWLIADAQVYIFDEPTKGVDVGAKKDIFELISQLAKRGKSIIYASCEFPEILGITDRVYVVYDGQVAKELDTNATNEEELLFYSTGGK, from the coding sequence ATGAAAACTATATTAGAAATGAAAAATATTTCGATTGAATTTCCGGGTGTTAAAGCATTAAACGAAGTATCTTTTTCGACAGAAACAGGAACAACTCATGCTCTTATTGGTGCCAATGGGGCTGGTAAATCAACATTGATGAAGGTTCTCTCAGGAGCTTATCATCATTATACTGGTGAAATTTTTCTAGATGGGAAACAGGTCCATATAGGTTCGCCTAAAGATGCTCAAAGTCTTGGTATTCAAATTGTTTATCAAGAAGTCGATACAGTTCTTATTCCCTATTTAACTGTTGGAGAGAACATCATGTTAAATGAAACCGTAAATGATATGGGAAAAAAACAATTTATTAGTTGGAAACATATCCACGAAAAAGCAACGGATATATTAGAAAGTATTCATGTAAAGATTCCATCAAAGACATTGGTAAGTGAATTATCGTTAGCTGAAAAACAAATGGTAATCATTGCACGCTCCTTGGTCAAGCAGTGTAAATTTCTCATATTGGATGAGCCGACTGCGCCATTAAGTCACTCGGAAACGAATGAGTTGTTTAGAATTGTTAGGGATCTAAAACAAAGAAATGTTGGGATTATATTTATTTCACATCGGCTCCCAGAGCTATTTGAGATTTGTGACGACATCACGGTGATGAAAAATGGTGAATTCGTTAGTAAGGAAAAAATTGCCCAAACAACTCAAAATAGAGTAGTTGAGTTTATGCTTGGGGAGAAATTAGAGGAACAATTCCCTAAGTATAATGGGAAGATAGGAAACAATGTGCTTGAGGTTAAGGGACTTTATGATACGGGGATGATTAGGGATTTTACAATGCACGTCGGTGCAGGTGAAATTGTCGGAATTGCGGGATTAGTTGGAGCGGGGAAATCTGAATTTTGTAAAGCATTATTTGGTGCTGCGAAAGTTACCGCGGGTGAAATAAAAATTAACGGCAAAAAAGTAAGAATCAAGGATCCGAATCAGGCAGTAAAACAAGGGTTGGCATTTGTTCCAGAAGAGAGAAGAAAAGAAGGAATCTTGGTACAAGAGACAGTAGCGGCCAATCTCACTGCTGCCAGTTTAGGAAAGTTTTCTAAGTTTTTAAGCTTCCTAGACTTCAAGAGAGAAAAGGAAGTTTCAAGCCAGATGATTAGCAGCCTAGCTATTAAGACACCTTCTCAAGAGACGAGGGTACAAAATCTATCAGGCGGTAATCAACAAAAAGTAGCCATTGGAAAATGGCTGATTGCTGATGCGCAGGTGTATATTTTTGACGAACCGACAAAAGGTGTTGATGTTGGAGCGAAAAAGGATATCTTTGAACTTATTTCACAATTAGCAAAACGAGGCAAATCGATCATTTATGCATCATGTGAATTCCCGGAAATTCTAGGAATTACTGACCGTGTTTATGTTGTTTATGATGGACAAGTTGCCAAAGAACTGGATACCAATGCAACGAATGAAGAAGAATTATTATTTTATTCAACAGGGGGTAAATAG